The following proteins are encoded in a genomic region of Candidatus Diapherotrites archaeon:
- a CDS encoding class III signal peptide-containing protein codes for MDSKGQGALEYLLLIGAAVLIAAVVIILLTSSASSGKGSIENSQGTYNSSLANLGNVA; via the coding sequence ATGGATTCGAAAGGTCAAGGGGCATTGGAGTATCTGCTGCTGATTGGTGCGGCTGTGCTGATTGCGGCAGTCGTCATAATACTGCTGACAAGCTCTGCAAGCAGCGGCAAAGGCAGCATTGAAAATTCCCAGGGCACGTACAACTCAAGTCTTGCAAATTTGGGGAACGTCGCATGA
- the tadA gene encoding Flp pilus assembly complex ATPase component TadA, which yields MPTDYLKDLMTKVKASKRKPGEAESAAPPSKVAAAKKPVAGEKAAAAEEILQAMRQTSTIPAKAPEAGEEAVPAGEAMQLVEGQKSQVEKELEETKTKTEVASYGDVRIFRLPDKPLLYYFVPVPKAAASERTIINTLKEAATRLISIQPYRIRDQAQRRIIYKQKIEEILKSSPELKIPRGRFDFYIDAVVREMVGYGLIDQLVQDDRLEEIMIIGPKKPVFVFHRDFEMMATNIEFFSDDEVQDLINRIAREVGRRVDLSAPLLDARLPDGSRVNATIPPASVSGSTLTIRKFREDPYSIVDLINFGTINAEVAAFLWLCVEGMSVRPANVLISGGTGSGKTTLLNVMASFIPENERVITIEDTAELNLPLNHWIRLEAKPPGLEGKGELTMDILTKNSLRMRPDRIIVGEIRHAEAFSLFTAMNTGHDGCLTFDTKIPFPDGIEEIGTFVDGLIEMKGSRKEGEWQIVDVDGKEINSLDDSGKMQREKVVEARRKPYAGKVRHIRLASGAEITVTPNHPFYTFDGKVVQTAAGNLEEAMFVATPARLYRNADAVKPEIEYWSGLLHGDGHILDYRRKREKNGKQYECNEGRVSLFTEDERIIPEFSAFMKKEFDGTHVGVRPASPEKNCFEVSVSGIVKSRKAQQLFAIPAGPRNNALVSNSHFCSSLNEFVAGFFDAEGHVDLENNALVFTCGNEHYIDFVRYALLTEGIVSRKYESRTANSRWFRLYVYGLENVRKFSAAFPLKYPEKLKKLELLLSKPVQPNTNVDVVPCNALIAKMVAEAQAKGISERAIARLAGVSQGLLRFFRLGQRMPSKESVKKLAVAFKAAGIEADGLEQLASSEIFWDRITHIHEFDYSGFVYDLTVGEKEASGLKPHNFVAESIIVGNSLGSVHANSAQETLVRVTSPPMNVPPLMLSGLDFVIIEHRLHDRQKGTIRRLTEISEVSGVLQGKAQTQELFKWNPVDDSFERTSVPSAYLKMLGDFSGLKKKQLDDEISERERFLKELVKLGIRGMPEVSAKLQAFLDGRAKK from the coding sequence ATGCCCACTGATTACCTGAAAGACTTAATGACCAAGGTCAAGGCGTCGAAGCGCAAGCCGGGCGAGGCGGAAAGCGCTGCACCGCCATCCAAAGTAGCGGCTGCAAAAAAGCCCGTGGCCGGGGAAAAGGCCGCGGCTGCCGAGGAAATATTGCAGGCGATGAGGCAGACTTCAACCATTCCGGCGAAGGCGCCGGAAGCCGGGGAAGAAGCCGTTCCAGCCGGCGAGGCAATGCAGTTGGTTGAAGGCCAGAAGTCGCAGGTTGAAAAAGAGCTTGAGGAAACCAAAACCAAAACCGAGGTCGCGTCCTACGGCGATGTCAGGATTTTCAGGCTGCCGGACAAGCCACTGCTATACTATTTTGTTCCGGTGCCCAAGGCGGCAGCGTCCGAGAGGACGATAATCAATACGCTGAAAGAGGCTGCGACAAGGCTCATAAGCATCCAGCCTTACCGCATCCGCGACCAGGCGCAGAGAAGAATCATTTACAAGCAGAAAATCGAGGAAATCCTGAAGTCTTCACCGGAGCTGAAGATTCCGAGGGGACGGTTTGATTTTTACATTGACGCGGTTGTAAGGGAAATGGTGGGCTACGGCCTCATCGACCAGCTTGTGCAGGACGACAGGCTTGAGGAAATAATGATCATCGGCCCGAAAAAGCCGGTTTTTGTCTTCCACCGCGACTTTGAAATGATGGCGACGAACATCGAGTTTTTTTCCGACGACGAAGTGCAGGATTTGATCAACAGGATTGCGCGCGAGGTCGGAAGGCGCGTCGATTTGAGCGCGCCGCTGCTTGACGCAAGGCTGCCTGACGGCAGCAGGGTAAATGCCACAATCCCGCCGGCTTCTGTTTCAGGTTCCACCCTCACAATCAGGAAATTCAGGGAAGACCCTTACTCGATTGTCGACCTCATAAATTTCGGCACAATCAATGCGGAAGTTGCCGCGTTCCTCTGGCTGTGCGTTGAGGGCATGAGCGTCAGGCCGGCAAATGTGCTCATTTCCGGCGGCACGGGTTCGGGCAAGACGACCCTGCTGAATGTCATGGCATCCTTCATTCCGGAAAACGAGCGCGTCATTACAATAGAGGACACGGCAGAGTTGAACCTTCCATTGAACCATTGGATCAGGCTTGAGGCAAAGCCGCCGGGCTTGGAAGGGAAGGGCGAGCTGACAATGGACATTTTGACGAAAAACTCTTTGCGCATGAGGCCGGACAGGATAATCGTCGGCGAAATCAGGCATGCCGAGGCGTTTTCGCTTTTCACTGCAATGAATACTGGACACGATGGCTGCCTTACTTTTGACACAAAGATTCCATTCCCTGACGGCATTGAGGAAATTGGCACGTTTGTTGACGGCCTGATTGAAATGAAAGGCTCGAGGAAGGAAGGCGAATGGCAGATTGTTGATGTTGATGGCAAGGAAATAAATTCACTCGACGACAGCGGGAAAATGCAGCGCGAAAAGGTTGTCGAAGCCAGGAGAAAACCATACGCCGGAAAGGTCAGGCACATAAGGCTTGCAAGCGGTGCCGAAATCACGGTTACACCGAACCACCCTTTTTACACTTTTGACGGAAAGGTTGTGCAGACTGCCGCGGGAAATCTTGAAGAGGCAATGTTTGTTGCAACTCCCGCCAGGCTTTACCGGAATGCTGATGCCGTCAAGCCGGAAATCGAGTATTGGAGCGGCCTGTTGCACGGCGATGGGCACATTCTTGATTACCGGCGCAAGCGCGAGAAGAACGGCAAACAATATGAATGCAACGAGGGCAGGGTAAGTCTTTTCACCGAAGATGAAAGGATAATTCCTGAATTTTCCGCTTTCATGAAAAAAGAGTTTGACGGAACCCATGTCGGAGTGAGGCCCGCGTCCCCTGAAAAAAATTGTTTTGAAGTGAGTGTGAGTGGCATTGTCAAATCGAGGAAAGCCCAGCAGCTGTTCGCAATTCCGGCGGGGCCGAGAAACAATGCACTGGTTTCAAACAGCCATTTTTGCTCTTCACTCAACGAGTTTGTGGCCGGCTTTTTTGACGCGGAAGGCCACGTTGACCTCGAAAATAACGCGCTTGTTTTCACGTGCGGAAACGAGCATTACATTGACTTTGTACGGTATGCCCTCCTCACGGAAGGGATCGTTTCGAGGAAATACGAGTCCAGAACAGCCAACAGCAGGTGGTTCAGGCTTTACGTTTACGGCTTGGAGAATGTCCGCAAATTTTCGGCGGCTTTTCCGTTGAAGTATCCTGAGAAATTGAAAAAGCTTGAACTGCTTCTTTCAAAACCCGTCCAGCCGAACACCAATGTAGATGTTGTCCCGTGCAATGCCCTGATTGCCAAAATGGTTGCGGAGGCGCAGGCAAAGGGCATTAGCGAGCGCGCAATTGCGAGGTTGGCTGGCGTGAGCCAGGGCCTTTTGCGCTTTTTCAGGCTCGGCCAGAGAATGCCGTCAAAGGAGAGTGTCAAAAAATTGGCCGTGGCATTCAAGGCGGCTGGCATTGAAGCTGACGGCCTTGAACAGCTCGCGTCAAGCGAAATTTTCTGGGACCGGATTACGCACATCCATGAATTTGATTACAGCGGTTTTGTCTACGATTTGACCGTTGGCGAAAAAGAGGCAAGCGGCCTGAAACCGCACAATTTTGTCGCTGAATCGATTATTGTGGGCAATTCCCTGGGTTCAGTGCACGCGAATTCCGCGCAGGAAACGCTTGTCAGGGTTACCAGTCCGCCCATGAATGTGCCGCCTCTCATGCTGAGCGGCCTGGATTTTGTCATAATCGAGCACAGGCTGCATGACAGGCAGAAGGGCACTATCAGGAGGCTGACCGAAATTTCGGAAGTGTCGGGCGTTTTGCAGGGCAAGGCGCAGACCCAGGAGCTATTCAAGTGGAATCCGGTGGATGACTCGTTTGAAAGGACTTCAGTGCCGAGCGCTTACCTGAAGATGCTGGGCGATTTCAGCGGTTTGAAGAAAAAGCAGCTTGACGACGAAATTTCGGAAAGGGAAAGGTTTTTGAAGGAGTTAGTCAAACTAGGGATAAGGGGCATGCCGGAAGTTTCGGCAAAGCTCCAGGCGTTCCTTGACGGCCGCGCGAAAAAATGA
- a CDS encoding type II secretion system F family protein: MALKLFGDRKKSGQEKPAGPGSQSKESVDMDKVEQIVKKMKSKYKDEGRPLEAASGELEELRGIIAEGHGAKIEVQRIEELQELKNPLIQKLGTVFLRFQGFFRPIVNVIKELPASKELSFYLESANVRLSTQQYLAITAVVSVIMFLIGWVVGSVLFSAMTLNILVILPVGILVGFIVWLITIIFMLFLPRKLAQMRGEAVTREMPFALRHMATELKAGISLYRTIQAIATAGYGALSEEFSWVVTQIEEGTDTKDALRNLALRTQSVALRSALLHIIRALKTGGNLSDVMETIAEDVSFELRARIQAFAEALNFFGVIFIFIAIVLPVFIAILGGVRNTPLQIGSGSSIFSVLPLAPENIAVIYLVIMPIVLATLIAYIAISQPRS, encoded by the coding sequence ATGGCTTTGAAGCTTTTTGGTGACAGGAAAAAATCCGGGCAGGAAAAGCCTGCCGGCCCTGGTTCGCAGTCCAAGGAATCAGTGGACATGGACAAGGTAGAGCAGATAGTCAAAAAGATGAAGAGCAAGTACAAGGACGAGGGCAGGCCTTTGGAGGCCGCTTCGGGCGAGCTTGAAGAACTGCGCGGAATCATTGCGGAAGGCCATGGGGCGAAAATCGAGGTGCAGCGCATCGAGGAATTGCAGGAACTCAAGAACCCGCTCATCCAGAAGCTTGGAACGGTTTTCCTGCGCTTTCAGGGTTTTTTCAGGCCGATAGTCAACGTCATAAAGGAGTTGCCCGCGTCGAAGGAACTCTCATTTTATCTTGAATCCGCGAATGTCAGGCTGTCAACGCAGCAGTACCTTGCCATTACAGCGGTTGTTTCCGTCATAATGTTTTTGATCGGCTGGGTTGTGGGCAGCGTACTGTTTTCGGCGATGACCCTGAACATTTTAGTGATCCTTCCGGTCGGCATACTGGTTGGATTCATTGTCTGGCTCATCACGATAATTTTCATGCTGTTTTTGCCGAGAAAGCTTGCGCAGATGCGCGGCGAGGCGGTGACAAGGGAAATGCCTTTCGCTTTGAGGCACATGGCGACCGAGCTTAAAGCCGGGATAAGCCTTTACCGCACAATCCAGGCGATTGCAACCGCAGGTTACGGCGCTTTGTCCGAGGAATTCTCGTGGGTTGTCACGCAGATAGAGGAGGGCACCGACACCAAGGATGCGTTGCGGAACCTCGCCTTGCGCACGCAGTCCGTTGCGTTGAGGAGTGCCCTGCTGCACATAATCAGGGCGCTGAAGACCGGGGGCAACCTTTCCGATGTCATGGAAACAATCGCGGAAGACGTTTCGTTCGAATTGAGGGCGAGAATCCAGGCCTTTGCGGAAGCGCTCAACTTTTTCGGGGTCATATTCATTTTCATCGCCATTGTCCTGCCGGTTTTCATCGCAATTCTCGGCGGAGTCAGGAACACGCCTTTGCAGATCGGCAGCGGCAGCAGCATTTTCTCGGTTCTGCCGCTCGCGCCGGAGAACATCGCGGTCATTTATCTTGTCATAATGCCGATAGTGCTTGCAACTCTCATAGCGTACATTGCAATCAGCCAGCCGAGGTCTTGA
- a CDS encoding class III signal peptide-containing protein, giving the protein MDSKGQGALEYLLLIAAAVLIAAVVIVVITNFIGPTKQQGNQQLTNFLNTVNGV; this is encoded by the coding sequence ATGGATTCGAAAGGTCAAGGCGCACTGGAATACCTTCTGCTGATTGCGGCAGCCGTTTTGATTGCCGCGGTTGTAATCGTGGTTATCACGAACTTCATCGGGCCGACCAAGCAGCAGGGAAACCAGCAGCTGACGAATTTCCTCAACACGGTCAATGGAGTTTAA
- a CDS encoding class III signal peptide-containing protein yields the protein MDSNGQGALEYLLLIGAAVLIAAVVIVLLTNIGQSGKTTAETSANTATEAQSNLQNQLTP from the coding sequence ATGGATTCTAATGGACAGGGCGCTTTGGAGTATCTGCTGCTGATTGGTGCGGCTGTGCTGATTGCGGCAGTCGTAATAGTGCTGCTGACGAACATAGGGCAGTCGGGCAAAACCACAGCTGAGACATCGGCTAATACCGCTACGGAAGCGCAGTCAAACCTGCAAAACCAGCTCACTCCATGA
- a CDS encoding beta-CASP ribonuclease aCPSF1: MKILDEIKAKVSAVLPDKCQVKKIEMEGPEVAIYTTNPKAFFEDENFVAKLAFELKKRVNIRTDKSLLLEPEQAKKKIIEIVPEDAQIKDITFTDAFSEVVIESIKPGLVIGKGGETSKRIILETGWTPKIIRAPTSPSKILAGIRQHINKYASERKKILQKTAEQIYREEEPSLNDWVRMVALGSFREVGRSCILVETPKTKVLLDCGINVANENERYPFLDAMNFSVNEISAIIVSHAHLDHSGFVPYLFKLGYQGPVYCTEPTRDLMALLQFDYIDVLVKEGKEPPYNEQHVKEMTKYVITRDYREVTDISPDMRMTFHNAAHILGSASVHLHMGDGMHNLVYSADIKYGFTRLFNNVDIKYPRLETLILESTYGAKEDIMPLRQEAEDRLLQIINDVVSKDGSILIPVFAVGRAQEILLVLENFYKQGLIDTRIIVDGMTREAGAIHTAYPEYLRKGVQRRVLQNDSPFTAPIFEEIDPKNREEAVNGKPSIILASSGMMTGGPSLQYFHHMAENPANALIFVGYQGEGSMGRKIQSGIKELPIVGKDGKTKALKINMRVETVEGFSGHSDRNQLSAYVRNLKPKPKRLFVNHGEKGKCIEFSKYIASRFHINAMSLRNLDAVRLK, translated from the coding sequence ATGAAAATCTTGGATGAAATCAAGGCGAAGGTTTCAGCTGTCCTTCCGGACAAGTGCCAGGTCAAGAAGATCGAGATGGAGGGGCCGGAAGTCGCCATTTACACGACAAACCCGAAGGCCTTTTTCGAGGACGAGAATTTTGTCGCAAAGCTCGCGTTCGAGCTGAAAAAGAGGGTCAACATCAGGACGGACAAGAGCCTTTTGCTTGAGCCCGAGCAGGCGAAGAAAAAAATCATTGAAATCGTGCCCGAGGACGCGCAGATAAAGGACATAACTTTCACGGATGCGTTCTCCGAGGTCGTCATAGAATCGATAAAGCCCGGCCTGGTCATTGGCAAGGGCGGCGAAACTTCGAAGCGCATAATCCTTGAAACCGGCTGGACCCCCAAGATAATCAGGGCGCCCACTTCGCCGTCAAAAATCCTTGCCGGCATAAGGCAGCACATAAACAAGTATGCCTCGGAAAGGAAGAAGATTTTGCAGAAGACGGCGGAGCAGATTTACCGCGAGGAAGAGCCGAGCCTCAATGACTGGGTGAGAATGGTCGCCCTGGGTTCATTCCGCGAGGTCGGAAGAAGCTGCATCCTTGTTGAAACGCCGAAGACAAAGGTTTTGCTTGACTGCGGCATAAACGTCGCGAACGAGAACGAGCGCTACCCTTTCCTTGACGCAATGAATTTTTCCGTCAACGAAATCAGCGCCATCATCGTCAGCCACGCCCACTTGGACCATTCCGGCTTCGTGCCGTACCTCTTCAAGCTCGGCTACCAGGGACCGGTTTACTGCACCGAACCCACGCGCGACCTTATGGCATTATTGCAGTTCGATTACATTGATGTCCTGGTCAAGGAAGGCAAGGAACCGCCTTACAACGAACAGCACGTCAAGGAAATGACAAAATATGTCATAACCCGCGATTACAGGGAAGTGACCGACATTTCGCCGGACATGCGCATGACATTCCACAATGCCGCGCACATTCTCGGCTCTGCGTCCGTGCATTTGCACATGGGCGACGGAATGCACAATCTCGTTTACAGCGCGGACATTAAGTACGGGTTCACGCGCCTCTTCAACAACGTTGACATAAAGTATCCGAGGCTTGAAACCCTGATTCTTGAAAGCACTTACGGCGCAAAGGAAGACATAATGCCGTTGAGGCAGGAAGCCGAGGACAGGCTTTTGCAGATAATAAACGACGTCGTGAGCAAGGACGGCAGCATCTTAATACCGGTTTTTGCCGTCGGCAGGGCGCAGGAAATCCTGCTCGTGCTTGAAAACTTTTACAAGCAGGGCCTGATTGACACGCGCATAATCGTCGACGGCATGACAAGGGAGGCGGGCGCGATCCACACAGCCTATCCGGAATACCTGCGCAAAGGCGTGCAGAGAAGGGTCTTGCAGAACGATTCCCCGTTCACGGCGCCGATTTTCGAGGAAATCGACCCCAAAAACAGGGAAGAAGCAGTCAACGGAAAACCCTCGATAATTCTCGCTTCATCCGGCATGATGACCGGCGGGCCTTCCCTGCAGTATTTCCACCACATGGCTGAAAACCCCGCCAACGCGCTCATCTTTGTCGGCTACCAGGGCGAGGGCAGCATGGGCCGCAAAATCCAGTCAGGAATAAAAGAACTGCCGATTGTCGGCAAGGACGGAAAGACGAAAGCTTTGAAAATCAACATGCGCGTTGAAACAGTCGAAGGCTTTTCCGGCCACAGCGACAGGAACCAGCTTTCAGCCTATGTGAGAAACCTGAAACCCAAACCCAAAAGGCTTTTCGTCAACCACGGCGAGAAAGGCAAGTGCATAGAATTCTCCAAATACATTGCAAGCAGGTTCCACATCAATGCGATGTCATTGCGCAACCTTGACGCTGTCCGCCTCAAATGA
- a CDS encoding prepilin peptidase: protein MLFVLANYLVSLAVLAVASIIDLRERLIPNKLTYSLIAFALASKTTESFVKSDWSILGFSIALGIATFCVSWLLWKLGVWAGGDVKLFTALAFANPFNPAVAGALLGIPLLQAIPLPIFPLTLFIFSVFSVMPFGAMIAVRGLQSDAVARREIFESVRGTVVSTAKIIALALGLNAVLVLFGLPQILVLPLLFIAAFLPAKAKPAVSAGLFAFALWQSLLPALSGFLASTAAISLVYIFLKLFAVSKRFLVEEKPVSELAEGDIPAKSFFLLSDGNVAEKEPLSIKTIINHLKANKLESLLSELKPQGREIASSIKARGLTEEELSELKKLCMEKRIPEKILVKKSAAFAPSVLIAFVLLGIAGDLLWKILGF from the coding sequence ATGCTTTTTGTTCTGGCAAACTACCTTGTTTCGCTTGCAGTCCTTGCCGTTGCGTCAATCATTGATTTGAGAGAAAGGCTAATCCCGAACAAATTGACGTATTCGCTGATTGCTTTTGCGCTGGCATCCAAAACAACCGAATCGTTTGTGAAATCCGACTGGTCAATTCTGGGGTTTTCGATTGCTTTGGGAATTGCGACTTTTTGCGTTTCGTGGCTTCTGTGGAAGCTCGGCGTCTGGGCCGGCGGGGACGTGAAACTGTTCACGGCGCTTGCCTTCGCGAACCCGTTCAATCCCGCGGTTGCCGGCGCATTGCTTGGAATTCCGCTGCTGCAGGCGATTCCCCTTCCAATTTTTCCGCTCACGCTTTTCATTTTCTCGGTTTTTTCGGTCATGCCTTTCGGCGCGATGATTGCCGTGCGCGGCCTGCAATCGGACGCGGTTGCGCGCAGGGAAATCTTTGAAAGCGTCAGGGGCACGGTTGTTTCGACTGCAAAAATCATTGCCCTTGCCCTGGGCTTGAACGCGGTCCTGGTTTTGTTCGGTTTGCCGCAGATTCTGGTGCTGCCGCTGCTTTTCATTGCGGCTTTCCTGCCGGCCAAGGCAAAACCGGCAGTGTCGGCGGGATTGTTTGCGTTTGCATTGTGGCAGAGCCTTTTGCCGGCGCTTTCCGGCTTTCTGGCTTCAACCGCGGCAATTTCGCTTGTTTACATTTTCTTAAAGCTTTTCGCGGTTTCAAAGCGGTTTTTGGTTGAGGAGAAGCCCGTCAGCGAGCTGGCGGAAGGCGACATTCCCGCGAAAAGCTTTTTCCTGCTTTCCGACGGCAATGTGGCGGAAAAGGAGCCGCTTTCAATAAAAACAATTATTAACCACTTAAAAGCCAATAAATTAGAATCCCTTCTGTCCGAGCTAAAGCCCCAGGGAAGGGAGATTGCGTCGAGCATCAAGGCGCGCGGCCTGACTGAAGAAGAGCTTTCGGAGCTGAAAAAATTATGCATGGAAAAACGCATTCCGGAAAAAATCCTGGTCAAGAAGAGCGCGGCCTTTGCGCCCTCGGTCCTGATTGCGTTCGTCTTGCTTGGCATTGCGGGTGATTTGCTGTGGAAAATTTTGGGTTTCTGA
- the thrS gene encoding threonine--tRNA ligase — MAEKQIELEFPDGGKKKFAKGITGAEIAKGIGEGLARAALSVKVDNEVLDLSRPIEKSGKFEVLTEKSPDGLRTMWHSTSHVMAEAVLELFPEAKPTIGPSIDEGFYYDFDVKHPFSPEDLEKIEGRMKEIVKKDEHFERREISRKEALEMFKKNSYKVELIKELPEGETISVYQDGKFTDLCSGPHIPNTGRIKAVKLLKSSGAYWRGSEKNRMLQRIYGISFPEEKKLKEFVAQKEEAAKRNHLKLGRELDLFSMQEEAPGCVFFHPNGMVIWNELMKFWREEHFKAGYDEIKTPEIMKQKLWEKSGHWDHYKDNMYFTKIDDEDFAVKPMNCPGGILVFRSKRHSYRDLPLRLAEVGTVHRHEKSGVLNGLFRVRRFTQDDAHLYCTEEQIMQEVNGIIGLIDKMYSVFGFSYRVELSTRPEKAMGSKEAWDHAEGELKKALNEAGVEFKINEGDGAFYGPKIDFHIRDSLGRTWQCATIQLDYQMPEKFELYYIGKDDKEHRPIMLHRVIFGSVERFIGILIEHFGGNFPLWLSPVQVKVLPVSDKFNDYAKKVHGQLRQNFIRSELDDRQETVSYKVRDAELRKIPFTLTVGQREEESETVAVRDKSGKVSVQKLDTFTAGLAEKTGKRENA; from the coding sequence ATGGCCGAAAAGCAGATTGAACTTGAGTTCCCCGACGGCGGCAAAAAGAAATTCGCGAAAGGCATTACCGGCGCGGAAATTGCCAAGGGAATAGGCGAAGGCTTGGCACGCGCGGCGCTTTCCGTGAAAGTTGACAATGAAGTCCTGGATTTGTCAAGGCCGATTGAAAAAAGCGGGAAGTTTGAGGTTCTCACGGAAAAAAGCCCCGACGGCCTGAGGACAATGTGGCATTCCACTTCGCATGTCATGGCCGAGGCAGTGCTGGAACTGTTTCCCGAAGCCAAGCCGACCATCGGCCCTTCGATTGACGAGGGATTCTATTATGATTTTGATGTGAAGCATCCTTTTTCGCCCGAAGACCTGGAAAAAATCGAAGGCAGGATGAAGGAGATTGTGAAAAAAGACGAGCACTTCGAGCGCAGGGAAATCAGCAGGAAGGAAGCCCTTGAAATGTTCAAAAAAAATTCTTACAAGGTTGAATTGATCAAAGAACTGCCGGAAGGCGAAACCATTTCAGTTTACCAGGACGGCAAGTTTACCGACCTCTGTTCCGGGCCGCACATTCCAAACACCGGGCGCATCAAGGCGGTCAAGCTTTTGAAATCGTCCGGCGCGTATTGGCGGGGCAGTGAAAAGAACAGGATGCTGCAGAGGATTTACGGCATCAGTTTCCCCGAAGAGAAAAAGCTGAAAGAGTTTGTGGCGCAAAAGGAAGAGGCCGCGAAAAGAAACCATTTGAAGCTTGGCAGGGAGCTTGACCTTTTTTCGATGCAGGAAGAGGCGCCCGGCTGCGTTTTTTTCCATCCGAACGGAATGGTAATCTGGAACGAGCTCATGAAATTCTGGCGCGAAGAGCATTTCAAAGCGGGATATGACGAAATAAAGACGCCAGAAATAATGAAGCAAAAGCTCTGGGAGAAGTCGGGGCACTGGGACCACTACAAGGACAACATGTATTTCACGAAAATCGACGACGAGGATTTTGCCGTAAAGCCCATGAACTGCCCCGGCGGAATTCTTGTATTCAGGTCGAAAAGGCACAGTTATCGCGATTTGCCTTTGAGGCTTGCCGAAGTGGGAACAGTGCACAGGCACGAAAAGTCGGGCGTTTTGAATGGGCTGTTCCGTGTGAGAAGGTTCACTCAGGATGACGCGCACCTCTACTGCACCGAGGAGCAGATAATGCAGGAAGTCAATGGCATCATCGGCCTCATCGACAAGATGTATTCCGTTTTCGGTTTCTCTTACCGCGTCGAATTGTCGACGAGGCCTGAGAAGGCGATGGGTTCGAAGGAGGCATGGGACCACGCCGAAGGCGAACTCAAAAAGGCGCTGAACGAGGCGGGCGTGGAATTCAAAATCAATGAAGGCGACGGCGCGTTCTACGGCCCGAAAATAGACTTCCACATCCGCGATTCTTTGGGGAGAACATGGCAGTGCGCGACAATCCAGCTCGACTACCAGATGCCCGAAAAGTTCGAACTTTATTATATTGGAAAGGACGACAAGGAGCACAGGCCGATCATGCTGCACAGGGTTATCTTCGGCTCTGTTGAAAGGTTCATCGGCATACTCATAGAGCATTTCGGCGGAAATTTTCCGTTATGGCTTTCCCCGGTGCAGGTCAAAGTGCTTCCTGTGAGCGACAAGTTCAACGATTATGCGAAAAAAGTGCATGGACAATTGAGGCAAAATTTTATCCGCAGCGAACTCGACGACAGGCAGGAAACCGTTTCCTACAAGGTCAGGGACGCGGAACTGAGGAAAATTCCTTTCACGCTCACTGTGGGGCAGAGGGAAGAGGAATCAGAAACTGTTGCCGTAAGGGACAAAAGCGGAAAGGTTTCCGTGCAAAAACTCGATACATTCACTGCCGGGCTTGCGGAAAAAACCGGTAAAAGGGAAAATGCCTGA
- a CDS encoding type II secretion system F family protein: MEQEQTLVEKYQGYLKQAGLKVDAGVFIAMAVALAIIFAVLTFFFLSVAGLFDELRIFVAVIPIVALDLFLGYPYLKAMQRIDAIEKALPEALKQMADTLNAGGTYEYALREIANAEYGPLAKEMNNVLRKLEEGENLENSLKSFSENIDSRLVSRSIIVIIDSIKAGAGLADVLEEISDDIREIYRIGQERKAKTTMQVMFMVAAGAIVAPLIFGIVSTIISFLVVSASQGLDIGLAARAQAVAVKDLIVLLMQAYIAVEILAVGFMLSLMRDGKMSKSIIYIPILLLLAFVCYFAAKILSVGLFGGVI, encoded by the coding sequence ATGGAACAGGAGCAGACACTAGTTGAAAAGTACCAGGGCTATTTGAAGCAGGCCGGCCTGAAAGTGGACGCGGGGGTTTTCATCGCCATGGCCGTGGCGCTCGCAATCATCTTCGCGGTTCTCACGTTCTTTTTCCTCAGCGTTGCCGGTTTGTTCGACGAGCTCAGGATTTTTGTCGCGGTCATTCCAATTGTCGCATTGGACCTGTTTTTGGGTTATCCTTACCTGAAGGCAATGCAGCGCATTGACGCCATTGAAAAGGCACTGCCGGAAGCCCTGAAACAGATGGCTGACACGCTTAACGCGGGCGGCACATACGAATATGCTTTGCGGGAGATTGCGAACGCCGAATACGGGCCTTTGGCAAAGGAGATGAACAATGTTTTGAGGAAGCTTGAGGAAGGCGAAAACCTTGAGAATTCCCTGAAAAGCTTTTCCGAAAACATCGATTCAAGGCTTGTAAGCAGGTCAATCATCGTCATAATCGATTCGATCAAGGCAGGCGCGGGCCTTGCCGACGTTCTTGAGGAGATTTCCGACGACATCCGCGAAATTTACCGCATAGGGCAGGAGCGCAAGGCGAAAACCACGATGCAGGTCATGTTCATGGTTGCCGCCGGCGCGATTGTGGCGCCGCTCATTTTCGGCATCGTTTCGACAATCATTTCGTTCCTTGTGGTTTCGGCCTCACAGGGCCTTGACATCGGCCTCGCGGCAAGGGCGCAGGCAGTCGCAGTTAAGGACCTCATAGTGCTGCTCATGCAGGCGTATATCGCAGTTGAAATTCTTGCCGTCGGATTCATGCTTTCGCTTATGCGCGACGGAAAAATGAGCAAAAGTATTATATACATCCCAATCCTTCTATTACTTGCGTTTGTTTGTTATTTTGCGGCAAAAATCCTGTCGGTTGGACTGTTTGGTGGCGTGATATGA